The Populus trichocarpa isolate Nisqually-1 chromosome 18, P.trichocarpa_v4.1, whole genome shotgun sequence genomic interval TTGGTATGAAATTAAGTAGGCAAAGTAATTTTTCCATACCACCAGTTCATGTGTAGGTGAAATCTTTATTGCGACTTTAGACTTTTCCCATCCAATTCACCGACAATTCACATAAATTTGTCTGCATATGAAGCGCAAAGGTCCACTTTTCATTGCCTCTTCACCACAACACATTCGCTTCTCTCTGATCACTCTCGTACTTACCATTATCATTATGATCTctgcaatatttttctaaattgcCTCTCCCGAAACATGGTACAATCAAAGAAATTCAGAGGCGTCAGGCAACGCCAGTGGGGCTCTTGGGTGTCTGAAATTCGCCACCCATTACTGTAAGTCTCTGCCCTTCAGTACCCACTCACTCTTCATTAATAAGATCATCTACCTCCTTGGGAAATATAAAGAACAGGTTGTGTGTGTGTACTGTGTGTAtaacctagctagctagctagccacATTATGATATGGGCATTTCTCTTTAATGCAGAGAGAAGGGTACTGTGATATATATGGGCTAGCTAGCTTAGGGTATTAATTCAatgtttcttgtttattttgtgtATAGGAAGAGGAGGGTGTGGCTGGGGACATTTGAGACAGCTGAGGCAGCAGCAAGAGCGTATGATCAAGCAGCTATATTGATGAATGGACAGAATGCCAAGACCAATTTCCCGACAAGTCACCTTGATCAAGACACAAATCTTGGCAAAGATAACAACTCTCCCTTGCCTGCCAAGGCACTGGCTGAGCTTCTCAACTCAAAGCTAAGAAAGTGTTGCGGCAAAGACCCTTCTCCTTCACTCACTTGCCTGAGGCTTGATAATGATAACTCTCATATTGGTGTGTGGCAGAAGAAAGCTGGTTCTCGTTC includes:
- the LOC7459028 gene encoding ethylene-responsive transcription factor SHINE 2, whose amino-acid sequence is MVQSKKFRGVRQRQWGSWVSEIRHPLLKRRVWLGTFETAEAAARAYDQAAILMNGQNAKTNFPTSHLDQDTNLGKDNNSPLPAKALAELLNSKLRKCCGKDPSPSLTCLRLDNDNSHIGVWQKKAGSRSSSNWVMKVELGNYNKKTESSPTVEIEPENGTEEEDRIAMQMIEELLNRN